Part of the Aquimarina sp. TRL1 genome, AAAAACATTTTTTTCATACCCTTAATTAATTTGATTTACTCTTTTTAATTATTACTTTTTCTTCTCAATTGATTTAATGAAGCATTCAGCTCAAATCCTAATAGTAATAGGTTTGCATTAAGCCATATGTACAACATTAAAATAAGCATTGCTCCAATCGACCCATACAATTTATTATAATTTGAAAAATTATCAATATAAATTCCAAATAAATATGTGGTTACGATAAACAACAAGGTTGTCATAACTGCTCCAGGAGAGAAAAAACGATTCATTTTTCCTTCTGTAGTCCCAAAATAGAAAAGAATGGCAATTATCAAAAAAATCATTAAAACAAAAATCCCATATTTTCCAACAGTTAACCAAAAAACAGTATCGTCTACTACTCCTATTGTATTTAATTCTGATACAAGGTAATTAAAATACAGAGTTACTATTACGGTTAATAACAATAAAGATGCCACAATAATAGACACTCCTAATGCTACAATATATTGTTTTATAAAGTTTCTATTTAGAGTCACATGATACGAATATTCAAATCCGGAAAAAACCGCATTTACTCCATTGGTCATTAAAACAATGGAAAGCACAAATACTGTAGACAATAATCCTCCTCTGGGATTAGATGCAATATCATCAAAAATCTCTTTAAAAAAACCAGAGGATTGTTTGGGTAATAATTCACTGATAAATTCAAAAAAATTGACTTGAAAATTCTCTATTGGCACATAAGGAATCAGATTCAACAGAAATAATAAAAATGGAAATAACGATAGAAAAAAACTCCAAGAAATGGCGCTGGCTCTTGCCGAAAAAGTTCCTTTAATAATCCCAATTGTATAGATTTCTATGAGATCATAGAGTGATAAACCTTCAAACCCTGGTAAAATGATTTTTTTCCCTACACGAACTAATATGTTAATGACAGGAATTTTATCCAGTTTATCTTCTATTGCCTTTGACATATATCTACACTGCTTTCAAACTTAAATCCAAGTTATAAACCGAATGTGTTAATGCTCCGCTACTAATATAATCAACCCCACATTCTGCATATTTTCGTACGGTTTTTTCATTAATTCCCCCACTAGATTCTGTAAGACATGTATCTCCGATTAAGGTTACTGCCTTTTTTGTATCTTCATAATTAAAGTTATCAATTAATATCCTATAAACTCCCGGGGTTTTTAAAATTTCTTCGATTTCCTGTAGATTTCTGGCTTCAACAATAATTTTCAGATCCAAATTATTGGTATCTAAATATTTTTTTGTCTTTTCGATTGCTTTAGTAATCCCTCCTGCAAAATCAATATGATTGTCTTTTAGCATGACCATATCGTATAGTGCAAAACGGTGGTTCTCTCCTCCTCCGATCTTTACTGCCCATTTCTCTAAAGCTCTAATCCCAGGAGTCGTTTTTCTGGTATCTAATATCTTTGTCCCTGTACCTTCTAATAAAGAAACAAACTTCTTAGTCTTTGTTGCAATCGCACTCATTCGCTGCATTGCATTTAATACCAGGCGTTCTGCTTTTAGGATTGATTGAGATGCGCCCTCTACATAAAAAGCAATATCTCCATATTTTACACTAGCCCCATCTTCTAACAGAGTTTCTACTTTCATTTCTGGGTCTACATAAGCAAAAACTTTTTTGGCGAACTCTACTCCTGCCAAAACTCCTTCGTCTTTTACCAACAGTTTTGCTTTTCCGGTTACTTCTGCAGGAATACAGGCCAATGAACTATGGTCTCCATCTCCCACATCTTCCCGAATTGCATTGGCTATAATTAAATCAATTTCTTTATTAAATTGCGCTTCACTAATCATATTGAATCGTTATTTTTGCTAATGTAGCAAAGTAAATGCGAATTGTAAAAAATGACAATAAAATTACTGGCAATAGGAAAAACAGATGACAAGCAATTAGCACATCTTATCGAGCAATACATTAAAAGATTGGGGCATTATATCAAATTCTCTATAGAAATCATCCCTGATATTAAGAATGCCAAAAACTTACGAACTTCTCAACAAAAAGAGCGGGAAGGACAACTAATTCTTTCCAAAGTTGCTACTTCTGACACATTGATCTTATTAGATGAAAACGGAAAACAGTACGATTCTGTCTCCTTTTCAGAACTCCTCCAAAAACACATGAATAGCGGTATCAAACAACTGATTTTTGTTATTGGGGGTCCCTATGGGTTTTCTGAGGAAGTTTACCAACGTAGTAATGGCAAATTGTCCTTGTCCAAAATGACTTTTTCACATCAAATGATACGTCTGTTTTTTGTCGAACAATTGTATAGAGGATTTACAATTTTAAAAAACGAACCTTATCACCATAGATAAACCACAGAACAGAACAGAACAGCATATCATCTCTTTTCGGTCATTTTTTAGGAAATAGAAAAAGTCAAGATGAGTTCAATCCTTAATTAGTACATTTACCACCAATTATTATCTCTAACTAAAAATACCCTATGCTTTCTTTTTTTAAACTTATAAAAATCGAAAATCTACTCTTTATTATCCTGGCTCAATTATGTCTTAGATACGGTCTTCTCAACTCATTAGATATAGATCTCCTTCTTAGTGATCTGGGGATTTTATTACTTATTATTGCTACCTTTTGTATTGGTGCTGCAGGAAACATTATTTTGGAAACACATGCTGCTGCTTCTGCTATAATTCCTTCAAAAATTAGAGAAAAAACAGCTAATACACTTTTTATTATTCTTAGTACAATTGGGGTACTTATTGGTTTTTACTTGTCTAATATTATTGGAAAACCCGGTTTTGTCACTATTTTCATCCTTACTTCTGCTATATATTATATATACGCCACATATCTTAAGGAAATATTGGTTGTCAAAAATATAACCATGGCTATTTTGGTTTCGGTAAGTATTTTGGCTATTGCTATTTTTGATCTGGTTCCTACAATTACTCCTCTAAACAGAGAAGCTGTTTCTTTTATATTTTCTATCGTAAAAGATTATGCTATCCTCGCTTTTTTATTAACTTTTGTACGGGAAATTGCAAAGGATTGTTACTCCTTAGACACCGACTATAATCACGGAATAAAAACAATTCCTATAGCACTGGGAAAATCGAGAACAGCTAAACTCATAATGGCTTTATCACTTCTGATTAGTGCATTATTATTTTACTATACTTATACCTATCTTTTTGCAAATACAAAGGCTACTCTTTTTGTACTCCTAGGGTTAATCGCTCCCCTGCTAATTATTTCTTTTAAGAGCTGGACCGCAGAAACAATAAAGGACTTTAAATTATTAAGTATCTTGATCAAAATTGTAATGGTAATAGCCGCTATTTCATTTGCCTTATATAAAACACTTATTTTTCAATAATCGATTATGATAAATGAACTCTTAAAAAACCACCGTATTGTTCTCGCATCGGGTTCTCCCAGAAGGCAACAGTTTTTCAAGGATATGGGTATTGATGTTCACATCGATGTCAAAGAAGTGGATGAAGTTTATCCTGACCACTTACAGGGAGCTGCCATTTCTGATTTTTTATGTGAATTAAAATCTGCTGCTTTTGAGCAGCTTGAACCTAATGACATATTAATTACCAGTGACACTATTGTGTGGCATAATCACAAAGCATTAGGAAAGCCCAAAAACGAAGAGGAAGCAATAAAAATGATTCAATCTCTTTCTGGAAAGCAACATGAAGTAATCACTTCTGTTTGCTTCAAAACAACAACGGCTTCTACAACTATTAATCACACAACACGAGTAACATTTAAAGATTTATCCATAGCAGAAATTACACATTATGTAAAAACGTATCAGCCAATGGATAAAGCTGGAGCATATGGGATACAGGAATGGATTGGTTTTATTGGAATCACTCATATTGAAGGAAGTTTTTTTACAGTGATGGGACTACCTACTCATCTTGTTTATGAAACGTTAATGAGTATGGTTAATTCATAGCTTTATTGTACTTTGTGATAGGAGTAAAAAAATATTCTCATGAAAAAAATATGGTATTCCTTTCCTATTCTGCTTATTGCAATTATTATAGCCTGCAATACGCAAGTGAAAAACACCGCTGATATTTCAGCGGACACTATTGCCCAACTACAGCCCAAGAGTGAACCTCCCAAGGAACTTACTAAAGATTTTAAAAATTACTGGTATGCCGGGAAAGCAGAGATATCTTCTTATGAGTTAGCACAAGCACGATACGGAGAACTCAGAAAAGGAACCGCCGCATTAATTTATGTAACGGAAGATTTTTTACCCAGAGAACAGGTCAAAGCAGACCAACAGCATCCAGATAATATTCCCGTGCTTAAACTAAACAGTACAAAAAAGTTTGTCACAGGGATTTACCCGTACTCCATTATGCAAAGTGTTTTTTACCCTGTTGGAGACCACCAGCACGCTCTGAAGATTTCCAGTTCTATGCAGGAATGGTGTGGTCATGTATATGCACAAATCAATAACAGAAAGCAATTCGACATTACTTCTCACTCTTATTTCCAGGGAGAAGCGGATCAACAGTTCTCTCTGGATAAAGATATTTTGGAAAATGAAATCTGGACAAAAATCAGAATTCGTCCTACCGAATTGCCAACCGGGAACCTTACTATGATCCCTTCATTAGAATTTTGCAGACTTAGACACAAAGAAATAAAAGCATATCCCGTTACTGCATCATTGCAAAAAAATGCTACTACTACTACCTATACATTATCGTATCCTGATTTACGAAGGGAAGTAAATATTACGTTTACTACTTCTTTTCCACATACAATTGAGCAGTGGTCAGAAACAACCTTAAGTGGATTTGGCAGCAATGCGACACCACTAACCACTACCGCAAAGAAAATAAAGACAATTACTTCTGACTATTGGTCAAAAAACACAAACAAAGACGTGTTTCTAAGAGATAGTTTGAGGTTACGTTCTTATAACTATAATTAAATAACCCGAATGAATAAAATTATTTCTATTACGAACAACAATATGACAAAACTTACTGAAAACGAAATTACAACACGTCTCCATAAGCTAGATGGATGGGAATATAACGACAATGCAATTCACACTTCTTTTGAATTCAAAGATTTTAAAGACGCTTTTTCTGTCATGACGCGCATTGCTTTTGAAGCAGAAATCCAGAATCATCACCCTGATTGGACTAATATTTATAATACACTGAATATCTCTTTATCTACTCATGATGCAGGAGGAGTAACTGATAAAGATTTTTTACTTGCAACTACAATAGAATCTATCATACAAGGAGATGAATAAATTCCACAAAGAGAGTTTGCGAAAAATTTGCATTCTACTTATGTTTGTATAACGATTTTTTAAAACTAGAACATGGGAAGAGCTTTTGAATTTAGAAAAGCACGAAAAATGAAACGTTGGTCAGCAATGGCTAAAGCATTTACTCGTATTGGTAAAGATATTGTAATGGCTGTAAAAGAAGGAGGACCGGATCCTGACTCTAACTCCAGATTACGTGCTGTTATCCAAAATGCGAAATCTGCAAATATGCCTAAAGACAATATCGAAAGAGCCATTAAAAGGGCCAGCGACAAAAATCTTGGGGACTATAAAGAAGTTTTGTTTGAAGGGTATGCTCCTCATGGTATTGCTATCCTGGTAGAGACTGCTACTGATAATAACAATCGTACCGTAGCGAATATTCGTTCTTATTTTAATAAATGTGATGGGAACTTAGGAACTTCGGGTTCTGTAGAATTTATGTTTGATCACACTTGTAATTTCAGAATTAATTCTGAAGGTATTGATCATGAAGAACTAGAACTGGAATTTATTGATTTTGGTGCAGAAGAAGTTTTCCTTGATGAGGATGGTATCTTAATCTATGCTCCTTTTGGTAGCTTTGGTACAATCCAAAAAGAATTGGAAAACAGAAATATCGAAATTTTATCCTCCGGTTTTGAGCGTATTCCTCAGGTAACCAAAAAACTAACTCCTGAACAAGCTGCTGATGTAGAGAAGTTATTAGAAAAAATAGAGGAAGATGATGATGTTCAAAATGTATACCATACCATGGAAGAATCGAACGCCGAATAAATTAGAAATCCCTTTTTTTTAAATAAAAAGCTGCTATATATTTAGTAGCTTTTACTTTTTTTTGGGCATAAATGAAACATATTCCCATACTGGAAATAAATATTTTAAGTAAATTCGACCGTAATACAGATAAATCTAATTATCTTTGTATAAGAATTATAAGATAATAAAAAAACCACCCCTATAAAGAGGTGGAAAATAACATATTATTTTTTTCTGTAGTTCAGCCATTTTATGACTACTCCTACAGCTGCTAGTACAAGACTAGCTAATGAAATTAAGTTTTCCAGGCTCATTTCATCTTGGCGGTAGCACATTCTTGTTGAACATAGAAACTTATCAAGCTGATAGCGCCAACTATCAGCTTTTTTTATGCCTGCTACCTTTTGGGCAGATAAGCTTCTTATGCAGTCTTCTTATTTGTAAAAATTAAACAGTAATTGAGTTACAAAGGTTTTTTAGGCTACTTAAGAGTTGCTAATAGTGTTGGAAACTATTTTTCGGGATAAAATTAATGATAACTTTTTATTAATCATATTTGTATAATCAGAAAATTTGATTCAAAAACTTATTTCTCCTTTCTTTTTTTGTCCAATAAATAAGATGTAAATGCTCTTTGGTTTGCTCCGAAAAATCATTGTCCCCTTCTTCTATTTCCTGCTTATGATATAAATAGGTCCTCTTTAATAAGCTTTTTCCATCTTATCATTCGAGTTGGGAGTTACTTTAACAAAACAATAGTTTTATTTTACCATTTTTTAGTCACATCTCCTTTATTTCATCTGCTAATTTTGCCGCCCTTAAACAAAAAAAGCTATGAAAAAATTAAGTATTATTACCCTGTTTATTGTGGTACAATTTTCTTTTTCGCAAGAAGATTTAATTTTCAAAGGAAAAAAACATAAACTAGGTTTTATTGTTGGGTACGGGGCACAACATCTCAATCAGTTATTATCCAACATCAACGAAAAAGATGCGAATTCTATTAAGGAGTTCCTGATTAAAAATAAAATCAAGCCAGACGAAGCTGGTTTAGATGTAACGTATAGTTATGAAGTTACTTATTTTCAGGCACAATACTATTATTCATTACTACGTAAAAGTTCCTGGGGGATAGATTTACTTTCACAACCACAATACAACTTGACAAAGTACAAGCATCTGGATAAAGCGGTAGCAACAATTGATGGATACGAAGTAGGATTAAACGTCGGAATTTTAATTCGAAAAAACTTTATAAATGATCTGCTGAGTTTCTATGCGCTTATTAGCTCTGGTCCTCATTATGTAAAGGGAACTCCTGCCAGACAATCTGATGGGTTTATATTTTCTGATAATTTTGTAGCTGGGCTTACTATCAAAATTCTTAAAGATGCATACATTGATATCCGTCCTGGATTTAGGCATATCAGTAATGCCGGATTAAAGTATCCTAATGGAGGTGTCAACGATTTTTTTATTAGTGGAGGACTAATGTTTGCATTATAAAATACGACACAACACAAAAAATACTGCTCAACGTATGAATACTGCTATTCACCTATACAATCCTTTTACTTATCTAAAAACCCTATAATCAGGAGGTAATAATAGTACCTTTGAGTATAAGAATTAAGGAAAAGTTTTAAAAATTAGTAGTAAATATATTCATTGAATTTTTTGTTTGTGTGTGTAAAAAGGATCTCATCGTGTAAAATGAGATCCTTTTTGGTTTTTCCTAGTATTATTAAAGGTTTTAGCATAAAAACTTAGCGTAGAAACACTTTTTTATTTTTTACAACATTTTTTAACTTAGCCGTATGAAGATTGATAAATGTCTAATAAAAGAATTTATAAAGAAAGCGGCTCAAAATGGCTTTCTAAAGATTAAAGACCACAGGGGTAATAATATCGTTTTAGACAACGGAATTTTTACCTTTAATGGTTGTAAACAACCTAAAACTATCGATAGTATCGAGACTATTTTTCTGGAAGCGTTTAAACTTACCAGAGTATTACATCTAGATAACAAAAGATTCGTCCGGGAAGGTTCCAGATGGATTGAACGTGCATCGTAGCAAAATTTCTTACGTATAGCAAAGTACTTCTGCGCAATAATCTAAACACTTTATTAATATAAATTACTTTATAAATTTCACCTCCCTAATTTTATATAAAAAAAGACAATCAGTACGATTGTCTTTTTCTGTGGTTAATAAATAAATCATTTAAAGAAAAACGGATATTGTTCAAAATCATCCAATACTAAGTTAATACATTGTTTTAAAATACATTAGTGGAATAACCGCGTATTTTTTACGTCTATTATTGGTTTTATTATTTCTATAAATTATATCCGCATTTGTTTTTTTGATTTGGGTATCAAAAGGTATAACTGTTAATAAACATTAGCTCATCCAATTTACCTGTGCTTGTTTGTGCCACTTCGTGGTTGTCTTTTTATTTTTTGTCCAGAACTCAATTGAACTTCTTCCTGTTATATCACCTACTCCGAATTTGGATTCATTCCATCCTCCAAAGGGAAAAGGCTCTCTCGGTACAGGCACTCCAATATTGACTCCGATCATCCCGGCACTCGCTTGTTCCATTACCTCCTTTGCCAAAGCGCCACTCTGTGTAAAAACTGCTGCTGCATTCCCATAATTAGATGTATTCTCTACTTTAATTGCTTCTTGCAGATCATTAGTTCTTATAATACTAATTACCGGACCAAAGATTTCTTCCTTAGCAATTTCCATATCAGGAGTCACATAATCAATAATAGTGGGACCTACATAAAACCCTTTTTCTTTTCCTTTTACAATTGTATTCCTCCCATCTAGTAAAATTTTCGCTCCATTTTTTTCTGCATTTGTTATATATGTTTCAATTCTTTTCTTTGCCTCTTCACTTATAACTGCTCCTACTCCATCTCCCGGAATGATATCACGGGCTACTGCTACCATTTTATTTATAATATGATCTACCTGATCTACTCCTACCATAACTGATGCTGCCATACATCTTTGCCCGGCACATCCTGACATTGACGCCACTACATTGGAAGCTGTCATTTCTACATCTGCGTCTGGAAGTACTATAAGGTGGTTTTTAGCCCCTCCTAATGCCAAACAGCGCTTTAGTGAATTTGTGGCTCTTTGATAGACTATTTTTGCCACAGTAGTAGACCCTACAAAAGAAACTGCTTCTATAGCTGGATGATCGCAAATTTCCTCTACGATTTCTTTTCCTCCATTAACAACATTAAAGACCCCATCTGGCAATCCTGCTTCCTTTAATAATTCAGCCACTCTCATTAAACTCAGAGGAACTTTTTCTGAGGGTTTCATAATCATTGTATTTCCCAAAACGATTGCGTTAGGAATCGTCCAATGGGGTACCATACTCGGAAAATTGAAAGGAGAAATTGAAGCCACCACTCCGAGAGGTTTCTTTTCTACCCTACACTCTACTCCCCTACTTACTTCCTGAATTTCATGTTGTACAATCTGTGGCAATGAAACCGCAAATTCACACAGTTCAATAGCTTTTTCTACTTCTGCTTTTGCTTCTTGATAGGTTTTACCTCCTTCTAATCGTACCAGATCTGATAATTCTTCTATATGGGCTTCTAGTAGACTTCTATATCTAAAAAAAACCTGTACTCGTTCTTTTATTGTTTTTGCTGACCAGGAAACAAAGGCTTTTTTTGCTGCATTCACAGCTTTATCCAATATCTTGCCATCAGACATAGGAACTTTTCCTATTTCTTTTCCATCCAACGGACTAATAACACTTAAAAATTCGGAAGATTCATTATGAAATACTCCGCCTATAAAGTTTTTAACTTCCAGTTGTTCTTGTAATACATTCATCATTTATATTTTTTTTCGCTATTCGTTTAGTGTCCATTACAATTTTTTTCCCTTCCGCTTTTTTTGATAACACTATTTATTCAATTCTAGTATATAAAAGAAATAAGGGATTTCATTTATAATGAAATCCCTACCCCAGCATGAATTTAACAAAATAGGTTATCATGGTAATTCATTCTCCGGGAATTCTTCTGGTTACTTTTTATTCTGAAACTCCTTTTACAAATTACAATGGGCAGGTAGTTTCAAAATACAAATACCTTGTAGAGGCATATTTTACTAGGTAATTCATATTACAAAGGGATAAATGCAGCTACTTTATAGAAGTCATCTGCAGTTCCTGCTTCTGTTTTTAAGGTTGCTCCTGCTGATACCCTAAAAGAAATTCCTTTATCAAAGCGTAATTTTAGCGAGCCTCCCAACCATCTATAAATAAGTAGCGGGTCTCCTGATTCTTGTCTGGTGATACCAAAAGACTCATAATATGCTCCTAACACTACTCGTTTGCTTACATTAATCCCAGGTGCTGCCCAGTTGAGCAAAAAGTCTTTTGTTTTGATATCATCATCTTCTCTTAGCGACTTGTAATACGCTATATATCCTTCAAAATCAAACAATCCTTTATTATAGGCTACAAATAGATTAGGGACTAATCCTTCTCCTATTTTCGTTCCTTTACTATCGGAAGAAAACTTTCCATGAGAAATTCCTAATGAAGGATTTACATACAGGCTTTTATCTAATAACTTAAACCCCAAACCAACTCCGGTTTCTAATAACAAATCACTTCCTGATGCTAAATTCCCAAAAGACGGATTTGTCCAAAAAATACTATAGATGGTAATATCATAGTTTTTATTTGTTTCAAAGTTTCCGAAAAATATAGGATAAAATCCGGCTACACTGTTATGCAATATTTGTGTTGCAAAAGTTGCTTTCTTTTCCTTTTTTTCTTGTGATTGTACACTGCCAAAAGCGAGCAATACAACCCCTATCGTTAGAATGATTTTTTTCATGATTTAATGTGAATTCTTAAAAAATTGATGTATAAGTTTTGTTATTTTTTCACTTGCCGTTTCCAGATGTAAGTGATGCCCTCCCGGGAGCCAGTGTATATCTGCCGAATGAAATGACGCCAATCGTCCTTCGTACATTCCTGTACCAAACAACCCTTGTTTTCCTAATAATATCAGAGTCTTACTACTTATTTTTTTTATAAACAACTGTGCTTGTGACTCTGTCATTCTATAGCCTTCGGGAAGGACAATTCTAGGATCATACATCCAACGAAAACCTCCTGGTATTGTTTTTAGAGATCTTTCTACTAATATAGATGCTGCAGCTTCAGAAATAGGACCTATAACATTATCTACTCTATCCTTTACAGCTGCTTCTTTAGTTTTGAAATAAGGCACTGT contains:
- a CDS encoding Maf-like protein is translated as MINELLKNHRIVLASGSPRRQQFFKDMGIDVHIDVKEVDEVYPDHLQGAAISDFLCELKSAAFEQLEPNDILITSDTIVWHNHKALGKPKNEEEAIKMIQSLSGKQHEVITSVCFKTTTASTTINHTTRVTFKDLSIAEITHYVKTYQPMDKAGAYGIQEWIGFIGITHIEGSFFTVMGLPTHLVYETLMSMVNS
- a CDS encoding 4a-hydroxytetrahydrobiopterin dehydratase yields the protein MTKLTENEITTRLHKLDGWEYNDNAIHTSFEFKDFKDAFSVMTRIAFEAEIQNHHPDWTNIYNTLNISLSTHDAGGVTDKDFLLATTIESIIQGDE
- a CDS encoding DUF6733 family protein, with product MKKIILTIGVVLLAFGSVQSQEKKEKKATFATQILHNSVAGFYPIFFGNFETNKNYDITIYSIFWTNPSFGNLASGSDLLLETGVGLGFKLLDKSLYVNPSLGISHGKFSSDSKGTKIGEGLVPNLFVAYNKGLFDFEGYIAYYKSLREDDDIKTKDFLLNWAAPGINVSKRVVLGAYYESFGITRQESGDPLLIYRWLGGSLKLRFDKGISFRVSAGATLKTEAGTADDFYKVAAFIPL
- a CDS encoding CoA-acylating methylmalonate-semialdehyde dehydrogenase, which produces MMNVLQEQLEVKNFIGGVFHNESSEFLSVISPLDGKEIGKVPMSDGKILDKAVNAAKKAFVSWSAKTIKERVQVFFRYRSLLEAHIEELSDLVRLEGGKTYQEAKAEVEKAIELCEFAVSLPQIVQHEIQEVSRGVECRVEKKPLGVVASISPFNFPSMVPHWTIPNAIVLGNTMIMKPSEKVPLSLMRVAELLKEAGLPDGVFNVVNGGKEIVEEICDHPAIEAVSFVGSTTVAKIVYQRATNSLKRCLALGGAKNHLIVLPDADVEMTASNVVASMSGCAGQRCMAASVMVGVDQVDHIINKMVAVARDIIPGDGVGAVISEEAKKRIETYITNAEKNGAKILLDGRNTIVKGKEKGFYVGPTIIDYVTPDMEIAKEEIFGPVISIIRTNDLQEAIKVENTSNYGNAAAVFTQSGALAKEVMEQASAGMIGVNIGVPVPREPFPFGGWNESKFGVGDITGRSSIEFWTKNKKTTTKWHKQAQVNWMS
- a CDS encoding YihY/virulence factor BrkB family protein, yielding MSKAIEDKLDKIPVINILVRVGKKIILPGFEGLSLYDLIEIYTIGIIKGTFSARASAISWSFFLSLFPFLLFLLNLIPYVPIENFQVNFFEFISELLPKQSSGFFKEIFDDIASNPRGGLLSTVFVLSIVLMTNGVNAVFSGFEYSYHVTLNRNFIKQYIVALGVSIIVASLLLLTVIVTLYFNYLVSELNTIGVVDDTVFWLTVGKYGIFVLMIFLIIAILFYFGTTEGKMNRFFSPGAVMTTLLFIVTTYLFGIYIDNFSNYNKLYGSIGAMLILMLYIWLNANLLLLGFELNASLNQLRRKSNN
- the nadC gene encoding carboxylating nicotinate-nucleotide diphosphorylase, encoding MISEAQFNKEIDLIIANAIREDVGDGDHSSLACIPAEVTGKAKLLVKDEGVLAGVEFAKKVFAYVDPEMKVETLLEDGASVKYGDIAFYVEGASQSILKAERLVLNAMQRMSAIATKTKKFVSLLEGTGTKILDTRKTTPGIRALEKWAVKIGGGENHRFALYDMVMLKDNHIDFAGGITKAIEKTKKYLDTNNLDLKIIVEARNLQEIEEILKTPGVYRILIDNFNYEDTKKAVTLIGDTCLTESSGGINEKTVRKYAECGVDYISSGALTHSVYNLDLSLKAV
- a CDS encoding YebC/PmpR family DNA-binding transcriptional regulator → MGRAFEFRKARKMKRWSAMAKAFTRIGKDIVMAVKEGGPDPDSNSRLRAVIQNAKSANMPKDNIERAIKRASDKNLGDYKEVLFEGYAPHGIAILVETATDNNNRTVANIRSYFNKCDGNLGTSGSVEFMFDHTCNFRINSEGIDHEELELEFIDFGAEEVFLDEDGILIYAPFGSFGTIQKELENRNIEILSSGFERIPQVTKKLTPEQAADVEKLLEKIEEDDDVQNVYHTMEESNAE
- the rlmH gene encoding 23S rRNA (pseudouridine(1915)-N(3))-methyltransferase RlmH — translated: MTIKLLAIGKTDDKQLAHLIEQYIKRLGHYIKFSIEIIPDIKNAKNLRTSQQKEREGQLILSKVATSDTLILLDENGKQYDSVSFSELLQKHMNSGIKQLIFVIGGPYGFSEEVYQRSNGKLSLSKMTFSHQMIRLFFVEQLYRGFTILKNEPYHHR
- a CDS encoding acyloxyacyl hydrolase, with amino-acid sequence MKKLSIITLFIVVQFSFSQEDLIFKGKKHKLGFIVGYGAQHLNQLLSNINEKDANSIKEFLIKNKIKPDEAGLDVTYSYEVTYFQAQYYYSLLRKSSWGIDLLSQPQYNLTKYKHLDKAVATIDGYEVGLNVGILIRKNFINDLLSFYALISSGPHYVKGTPARQSDGFIFSDNFVAGLTIKILKDAYIDIRPGFRHISNAGLKYPNGGVNDFFISGGLMFAL
- a CDS encoding geranylgeranylglycerol-phosphate geranylgeranyltransferase; protein product: MLSFFKLIKIENLLFIILAQLCLRYGLLNSLDIDLLLSDLGILLLIIATFCIGAAGNIILETHAAASAIIPSKIREKTANTLFIILSTIGVLIGFYLSNIIGKPGFVTIFILTSAIYYIYATYLKEILVVKNITMAILVSVSILAIAIFDLVPTITPLNREAVSFIFSIVKDYAILAFLLTFVREIAKDCYSLDTDYNHGIKTIPIALGKSRTAKLIMALSLLISALLFYYTYTYLFANTKATLFVLLGLIAPLLIISFKSWTAETIKDFKLLSILIKIVMVIAAISFALYKTLIFQ
- a CDS encoding septum formation inhibitor Maf, producing the protein MKKIWYSFPILLIAIIIACNTQVKNTADISADTIAQLQPKSEPPKELTKDFKNYWYAGKAEISSYELAQARYGELRKGTAALIYVTEDFLPREQVKADQQHPDNIPVLKLNSTKKFVTGIYPYSIMQSVFYPVGDHQHALKISSSMQEWCGHVYAQINNRKQFDITSHSYFQGEADQQFSLDKDILENEIWTKIRIRPTELPTGNLTMIPSLEFCRLRHKEIKAYPVTASLQKNATTTTYTLSYPDLRREVNITFTTSFPHTIEQWSETTLSGFGSNATPLTTTAKKIKTITSDYWSKNTNKDVFLRDSLRLRSYNYN